The bacterium HR11 DNA segment GTCCAGGGGTGTCGGGCGCCGTGGAAGGCCGCGAGGCCGGCTCTGCGGCCGGAGGTCCGCCGCCGACTCGGCCGACCGTAACCGGCGGTCCCTGCGCCCCGGCGGTCGGGGATGGGATGCGACCCCCTCCAACGAAGCGGGGTCTGGTATCTTGCATCCTGTATCTTACATCCTGTATCTTACCCCGCCTCGCGCCGGGTCCTGAAAAGGGGAGCTGTATCGATGTGGCGTGGGATCATCCATGCGTACCGCCCCTTCCTGCAGGTCGCCCCGGTCGAGCCGGTCACCCTTCAGGAGGGCAACACCCCGCTGATTCCGGCGCCTCGCCTGGCCCGAGCCATCGAGCTTCCCGCCGCCCTCTACCTCAAGTACGAGGGCCTGAACCCCACGGGGTCCTTCAAGGACCGGGGCATGACGGCGGCCCTCACGCAGGCAGTCGCCGACGGGGCCCGGGCCGTCCTCTGCGCCAGCACGGGGAATACGGCCGCCTCGGCGGCCGCCTATGCGGCCCGAGCGGGCCTCCGGGCCTTCGTCCTGGTCCCGGCCGGTAAGGTCGCCCTCGGGAAGCTGGCCGGGGCGATGGCCTACGGGGCGACGGTCCTCGCCGTCGAGGGGAACTTCGACGTGGCCCTCGAGTTGGCCCGCCGGACGACGGCCACGTATCCGGTGACGCTCGTGAACTCCCTGAACCCCTATCGGTTGGAAGGCCAACAGACGGCCGCCTTCGAGGTCTGCGACCAGCTCGGCCGGGCCCCGGACTGGCTGGCGATCCCGGTCGGCAACGCCGGCAACATCACGGCGTACTGGAAGGGCTTTCGGGCATACTACCAGGCCGGTCGGGTCGCCGCCCTCCCGAGACTCCTGGGCGTCCAGGCCGAGGGCGCGGCGCCCCTGGTCTACGGTCGTCCCTTCGAGAAACCCGAAACCATTGCGACGGCCATCCGGATCGGACGACCGGCCCGGGGCGCCGAGGCCCGGCAGGCCGTGCAGGAGTCCGGCGGGATGTTCTTGGCCGTGTCGGACGAGGAGATCCTGCAGGCCTGGCGTCTGCTGGCGACGCTGGAGGGCGTCTTCGTCGAGCCGGCCTCGGCGGCGTCCATCGCCGGCCTCCGGCGGGCCTTGGCCGAGCGTCGGATTGAAGTCTCTTCCGACCAGACCGTCGTGGCCGTCCTGACGGGCCACGGGCTAAAGGACCCCGACGTCGTCCTTAAGACTCTGCCGGCCCCGATTCGGGTGAAGCCCGACTGGGACGCCTTCCGGGCCGTCCTGGAGCGGGCGATGGAAGCGTGAATGGGCAGGTAGGCAGTCGGCAATCGGTTGGGAGAAATGCTGTTCCCATCAGGGAAAACGGTGGCCCGGCCATCTCGATTTTTCAAGCTTCCTCCGGATGACCCGGCCAGGACGGGCGGTGCATGAGGAGGACACCCGCAGGACGGCGGGCTCTCTCCGGAAGCCACCGGCATGACGGCCGGTGTTCCGGGGATCAACGCCCGTCGCCCGACCGGCCGACCTGCCCATCTGCCCATCTGCCTATCTGCCGACCTGCCCATCTGCCCATCTGCCGAACACTTGAACATCGTGCTTTGGTGGAGATGCCCTTTCCGCTCTCCATCTCACTTCTCACCTCCCGAACGGCTCTGTTATCCTGCATCCCCCGACCCCCGATCCGCAATCCCCATTTTTCACTCCCGCTGACTGAACTCCACCAAGTCGAGCAGGCGGGGTCGGCCGTCGTGACAGCCGACGGCCGGGGGCTTCTGCAGGGTCCCCAGGGGAGCGAAGCGTTTGACCCCGACCCGGGCCAGCCGGCGGGCCAGGTCGTTCCAGGGTCGTCCCATGGCGTAGCCGACCGTCTGGAGGTGCCGTCGTTGAGGGGCCACGACGTCCGGCAAGCGGTCGAGGTCCTTGACGGACTTAACGAAGACAGACCGATAGGTGCACGTCGGTTCGAGGTCGGGCCGGGGCGTCCAGACGACCGTCCAGGCCGTGTCGTCGCTCATCCACACCTCGGCGTCGGGGTCGGCCAGCCATCGGGCCCGGAAGCTTCGGACCCGCATGGCCTCGCCGGGCGAAAGCCGCCGGCGGGGCCATCGGGCCTGCCATCGGCGGAGGGCCTCGGCGAGGTCCTCCCCGAAGTCCCGAGCGACGGCCCCGTCGTCCGTTTCGACGTAAGCGACGTGGGGCGACATACAGCCTTGCTGGTCGAACCAGGCCACGTCCTCGGCCAAACGGTCGGCCGCTTCGGCTCGCCGGTCGGGCGCCTCGAGGATTTCCCGGCCGACGATGGCGAAGCTGATCCGATGAGGGTAGGGGAGCCATCGAGCCGTGCCCGGTACGAGGCCGCGCAGGGCGTCTAAAGTAGACTCATGACCATAGGCGACGACGACGTGGGCGGCCGCCAGGACGGTCCGGGTCGTCGCCTCGTCTTCGTGGGGCCATTCGGCGACGACGCCCAGGTCGGCCCAGTCCGGCCGCTCCCGGCAGAGGGCTTCCCAAAAAGCCGGGGCCAGGACGGGTTCATGACGGGAGACCCGGATCAGGAAGGGACCCCGCGTGAGGAGGCTGAAGACCAGGGCCAGCAGGGCCGGCCCCGGCAGGTTCCCCGGGAGCCACCACACCCGAAGGCCCGGGCTCGTGACGTACAAGCGCAGACCCCGGACCCGGTCGGGCCGGAAATCCTCCAAGACGGTCGGGTCGCCGAATTCGGCCTGAAGGAGCTGTTCGAGGGCTTCCCGACGGACGGCCCGCAGGTGCTCGTCCAGGACGGCCGCCAGCATGTCGGGGTGAAGGCCCGTATGGTCGTGTAGGGCCTCGAGGACCCGGCGGCGCTCCGGGTCGGACGGGTCCAGCCATCGGGTCGCGACGACGTGGACCGTCGCCAGGACTTCCGAGAGCGGTGGTGGCCGGTCGGCCCATCGGGCTGTCGCTCGGTCCAGGACGGCGGTGATCTCAGCGGCGTTGGTCATCTCGGGAATTCGGGAGTTCGGGAATTCGGGAGTTCGGCAGATAGGCAGATGGGCAGATGGGCAGATGGGCAGTGGGAATGCGGAATTCGGAATGGAACTCCAGGCCCCGATCGTCCGAGCAAGGTCATCCCTATATCCCACCCCCGCTCGCCCGAACGGGGTCGCGGCCCATCCGGTAGTCCGGGAGTTCGGGAATTCGGCAGATGGGCAGATGGGCAGTGGGAATACACTACTGCGAGGCAGGGGTCGAAGCCCGGAGGCGGGCCACTTGACGGACCGCCTTGATGGCCTCGAAGGCGGCGGCCGCCAGGCTCTCGTCGGGACTGTCGAGGTACTTCTCCAGGAGCGGCAGGACGGCCGGGTCCTCGGCGTAGGCCGCCAGCCGAACGAGCCGGCGTCGTGTCCCGGCGTCGAGTCGGTCCATGTATCGGAACAGGGCCGGCAGGATGTCGGTGGCGTACTCCGTCACGTATGACGCCAGTTGGGCCGTCCGGGCCTCGTCGTCCTGCTGAAGCGTGCGGACGAAGCCGACGTCGTGGTCCGGTCGGCCCATCCGGAAGAGGGCGAAGTCCATCGCCAGGCGGACGGCGGGGTCTTCTTCCTGAAGGTAGGCCCGGCCGACGGCCTCGGCATTTTCGGATTTTCCGAGACGACCCAGGCCCTCGGCCGCATAGCGCCGGATTTCGGCCGACGGAGACATGAGACCCTGCAGGAAGACCGAGGCGGCCGGTCCGTATCCGATGTAGGCCAGACCTCGAAAGTAAATCTGCTGGCGCTCGGGCTTCCTTTCGGCCTGATAGGCCTTCCAGAGGGTTTCGCCCAGGGTCGGGATTTCCCGATGGCACTGGGCCAGAGCCCAGACGGCCCGTTCTAAAACGTCGGTGTCCGGCGCCTGCCACCAGGACAGCAGGCGGCTCAGGGCCGAGCAGGCTCGAATCTGACCGAGGCTCCAGAAGGCCCCGAGGACGACGTCCTTCGGTTGGGGCTCGCTCAAGAGCTGGACGAGGTCCGGCGCCAGTTCAAAGACCCAGAGGCGTCCCACGGCTTGGACGGCCATCGAAGTCCATCGGGCGTCTTTCGAGCGGACCCACTGGCGAAAGGCATCGACGACAGCCGGGTGGACCCGCTTCCAGGGGACTCGCTCGGCCCGGGGCGGCCGAAAGAGCAGGGGGAGCACTTGTTGCAGGACCGTCGGGACCGGCGTGCCCAGGTAGTAAGCCAAGACGTAGCGATACGCCTCGACCCGATTGTCCCGGTCGACGTCTAAGAGGGCTTTCCCCAGGAAAGGCTCGACGGCGGGGTCCTGGATGGTCCCCAGGGCCCGGATCACGTGAAACCGCACCTTCGGCTCCCGGTCGTCCAGGGCGGCCCCCAGCGCCGGTATGGCCTCGACGGACTGGAGGTCTGCCAGCGTCTGGGCGGCCCGGATTTTCTCCTCGACGGATCCGTTTTGGAGCACCCGTTGCCAGTCGGCGGCCGTCAGGGGCGGATTTTGAGCCGCGGCACCGGCGGCGATGGATGCGAGATACAGGATGCAGGATACAGACACCAGCCCCGATCGCCCGAGCGGGGTCCTGCGGATGCAAGCGGCAGGGTAGGGGATGCCAATCGTCATAGGACTCGACCAGGGGCAATGGGTTCGCATGGCGGCGATGCTCGTCCGTTGCGAAGGATTCGGGCCACCGGTATGATCGCCGAAGGGGAAAGGAATTGCAAGCCTGCCCCCCACACCGAATGCCCACGATGGCTCGGGTACCCGGTGCGGACCTGCGGGACGTGCTGGCCCGCGTAGAAGTCGTCGTCGTGCGTCTGCCCTCCTGGATGGGCGACATCCTGATGGCCCGACCTTTTCTGGCCGAACTCCGGCGTCAGACCCGGGTCCGGGTCGTCGCCCTCGTGCGGTCGGCCTACGCCGAGCTGGCGGCCTGGCTCCCGGAGGTCGACGACGTCCTGCCCATGCCGGATGGGCCGGCTTGGCGGCGATGGGCGTACTTACGGCGGCACCGACCCGCCTGGGTCCCCCGAGCGCTCGGCATCACACTGGCTCACTCCCTGACCTCGGCCGTCGAGCTGTACGCCCTGGGCGTCCCCTGGCGGTACGGTTACGACGCGGACCACCGGCGGGCGTTCCTGACCCATTGGATGGTGCCGGTCCGGGAGCGTCGGACTCACGAGAGCCTCCACTTCTTGCGCTTGCTCCTGCCTATCGTGGGGGGCGTCCCGGAAGTCCCGGCGGCGCTCCCGGGCCTCCGGCTCCCCGGGGTGGTCCCTCTGACGACCGACTTCCCGAAGGACTACGTGTTCGTCTATGCGGACGCCAGTCGCCGGCCCCGGGCGTGGCCGTCCGAACGTTATGCCCGCCTGATCCAGCGCCTGACGGCCTGCGGCCGGACCGTCGTCGCCGCCTGGCCCCGATGGGCGCCCCCGCCGCCGGCGACGGACCGGGTTTCCATACTGCGGCCTGACGCCTCCCTCATCGAGCTGGCGCAAGCGATTCGGGGCGCCCGATGGTTCATCGGCAACGACGGGGGACCCGCCCATCTGGCGGCCGCTCTGGGCGTGCCCTGCGTCGTGATTTACGGACCGGGCCATCCGGCCCGCCATCGGCCCATCGGGACCGGCCAACCGGTCCACGCCGTCTATGCCGACTGGCCGTGCTCGCCGTGCCGCCAGAAGTTCTTCCGGGAGTGCCCGCCCGTGGCTCCGTTCCGGCCGGCCTGTCTGGACGTCCTGAACGTCGAGTTCGTCTGGCGCCAAGTTGCGGCCGCCCTGGGACTTTCGGGATAATAGGGGGCATCTCGATGGAATGGGGAGTGGGCGGGATGCGAGATACGGTTCGCCGTTCGCTATTCGCCATTCGCTTTTCTCAGGAGGTGGGACGATGACGCGTGGGACTTTGCGCGCCGTGGCTCTTGGGACGGCGGCCCTCTGCCTGTGGGTCGTCGGGATGGTCGGCGTGGCGGTCGCCGACCTGGTCGGGCCCCATCCCTCAAACCCCCTGCAGACGTGGGCCGAGCGGAACGCCCGACTGGCGCAGTGGGAACGCCAGCTGGTCGCCCAGTGGCTTCGGGACTACGGATATCCGCCCGAGCAGGTCGAGCGGTGGATGGCCCGGGTCACGGATGCGGACATTCACGGGGCCATCCTGCAGGCCGAGAATCTGGGCCTTCCTTACGGCGGGGACGCCCTGGAGGCCATCGTCCTCATCCTTATTATCATAATTTTAATCATAATTATTTTGAGACTCCTGAATAAGGAGATCATCATCCGCTAACGGTGGCGATCCCGCCCCCCGGGGGAGAGGGACAGGGGAAGAGCGTCGGGCAGTCCGCCGGCCCCGAGCCAGAACGCCGCTGAAAATGGGACTCGACATCCGGGACGTCCATCCGTATCAGACTTGACCCCGCTTGGGCGAACGGGGCTGGGATGAAAAGGCCCATCGGCCGAATTCCTGAAACCGGGACCCGACACCCGGGACCTGCATCCTGCATCCTGTATCAGAGCCGTTCGGTTAGCAGAGCCGTTCGGTCCGTGAAAAGCCTCATAAATTCAACTTTCCCGGCCCTCCGGGAAAGACGATGTTTCAAGCATTCGGCCGATGGGCCGGTCGGCCGTCGGCCGATAGGGCCACGGGACGGGAAAAGCCGTCCCCGAGGCCCCAAGCCCCTCGGGATCCCGTATCTCGCATCTCGTATCCTGTATCCTTGAAACATCGTGCTTCCCGGGCGACGGGAAAAGTCGATCGGACACCATTCTCCCGAACCGAACAGCTCTGTTGGGAGAAATGCTGGTCCCATCCGGGAAAACGGTGGCCCCGCGATCTCGATGTTTCAAGCTTGTTAAGGATGACACCGCCATGACGGGCGGTGTTCAGAGGGGATCGACCCGGCCAGGACGGGCGGTGCATGAGAAGGACGCCCGCAGGACGGCGGGCTCTCTAAAGAACTCATCTCAAAACCATCTCCCTGGGGGAGAGGGTAGGGTGAGGGCCTTGATCCAGAGCTTCTCTCTCACTGAGATCAGGGACTTTTGAGACGAGTTCTAAGGAAGCCACCGGCATGACGGCCGGTGTTCCGGGGATCGACGCCCGAGGCCCGACGCCCGACGCCCGACCTGCCGACTGCCCACCTGCCCATCTGCCACCTGCCCATCTGCCGACCTGCCCATCTGCCCACCTGCCTATCTGCCGACTGCCCATCGGCCGAATGCTTGAAACATCGTGCTTTCCGGGGGATGAGAAAGACTGTTCTGACGCCATTCTCATGAACCGAACGGCTCTGGTATTTTGTATCTCCCATCCGTCTATGCGCCGGATCCCGCTTCATCCCCTCGTCGACTACTGGGGTCGGCCCGGGCCGCTCGACTGGTCGGCCGTCTTCGGGCGTTCGGCCCCCCTGGTCGTGGAAATCGGCTTCGGCCGGGGCGAGCACCTGGTCCGGTGGGCACAGGCATCACCGGACCGGAACGTCGTCGGCATCGAGGTGGCCTGGGCCTCGATCCAGCGGACGCTCCGTCGGATTCATCATGCCGGCGTGACGAACGTCCGGATTCTCTATGCGAACGCCGAGTGGGCCCTTTACTACTTGTGGCCCCGGGCGTCGGTCGAGCGCATCGTCAGCCTGTTTCCCGACCCCTGGCCGAAGGCCCGGCACGTGCATCACCGGCTGTTCTCCCGGCGGTTCTTCCTCCGGGCGCATCGGGTCCTTCAGGAGGGCGGTGTCCTGCTTCTGGCGACGGACGACCCGGGCTTCGTCGAGTGGAGTCTCTCGGAGCGCCCGACGCCGGGCTTCCGGTCACACGTCGAGACTTACCGGGGTGAGCTCCGCTTCGGGACCAAATACGAAATGAAGTGGTATCAGGCGGGACGGACCTTCTTTGTGGTAGAATTTCGAAAGACCGAGCCCCTGGACGTGCCCGAACCGGAGTGGCCGCCGGCGATGCGGATCTACCACTTTGCCGAGCCCTTGGACCCGAGCCGCTGGCAGGGACCCGACCAGTGGTCGGACGGGGACGTCGTCGTCGTGTTCAAGGAATTTGTATGGGACCCGGCCCGTCGGGTCGGCCTCTGGAAGACGGTCATCCGGGAGGACACGATCGTCCAAAACCTCTGGATCGAGGTCCGCTGGGTCGGGGACCGATGGCGTCTGCTCCCGTCGGACGGCTGTAAATTCCTGCCGACCTACGGCCTCCAGAAGGCCCTGGACGTGCTGGCCGAGAGCCTCATGGCGAGTGGCGAACGGCGAACGGCGAGTAGCGAATGACGAACCCCATCTCGCATCCCGCATCCTTGAAAAACCGTGCT contains these protein-coding regions:
- the thrC_2 gene encoding Threonine synthase, encoding MWRGIIHAYRPFLQVAPVEPVTLQEGNTPLIPAPRLARAIELPAALYLKYEGLNPTGSFKDRGMTAALTQAVADGARAVLCASTGNTAASAAAYAARAGLRAFVLVPAGKVALGKLAGAMAYGATVLAVEGNFDVALELARRTTATYPVTLVNSLNPYRLEGQQTAAFEVCDQLGRAPDWLAIPVGNAGNITAYWKGFRAYYQAGRVAALPRLLGVQAEGAAPLVYGRPFEKPETIATAIRIGRPARGAEARQAVQESGGMFLAVSDEEILQAWRLLATLEGVFVEPASAASIAGLRRALAERRIEVSSDQTVVAVLTGHGLKDPDVVLKTLPAPIRVKPDWDAFRAVLERAMEA
- the luxC gene encoding Long-chain acyl-protein thioester reductase produces the protein MTNAAEITAVLDRATARWADRPPPLSEVLATVHVVATRWLDPSDPERRRVLEALHDHTGLHPDMLAAVLDEHLRAVRREALEQLLQAEFGDPTVLEDFRPDRVRGLRLYVTSPGLRVWWLPGNLPGPALLALVFSLLTRGPFLIRVSRHEPVLAPAFWEALCRERPDWADLGVVAEWPHEDEATTRTVLAAAHVVVAYGHESTLDALRGLVPGTARWLPYPHRISFAIVGREILEAPDRRAEAADRLAEDVAWFDQQGCMSPHVAYVETDDGAVARDFGEDLAEALRRWQARWPRRRLSPGEAMRVRSFRARWLADPDAEVWMSDDTAWTVVWTPRPDLEPTCTYRSVFVKSVKDLDRLPDVVAPQRRHLQTVGYAMGRPWNDLARRLARVGVKRFAPLGTLQKPPAVGCHDGRPRLLDLVEFSQRE
- the rfaC_2 gene encoding Lipopolysaccharide heptosyltransferase 1 produces the protein MARVPGADLRDVLARVEVVVVRLPSWMGDILMARPFLAELRRQTRVRVVALVRSAYAELAAWLPEVDDVLPMPDGPAWRRWAYLRRHRPAWVPRALGITLAHSLTSAVELYALGVPWRYGYDADHRRAFLTHWMVPVRERRTHESLHFLRLLLPIVGGVPEVPAALPGLRLPGVVPLTTDFPKDYVFVYADASRRPRAWPSERYARLIQRLTACGRTVVAAWPRWAPPPPATDRVSILRPDASLIELAQAIRGARWFIGNDGGPAHLAAALGVPCVVIYGPGHPARHRPIGTGQPVHAVYADWPCSPCRQKFFRECPPVAPFRPACLDVLNVEFVWRQVAAALGLSG
- the trmB gene encoding tRNA (guanine-N(7)-)-methyltransferase, with protein sequence MTAGVPGIDARGPTPDARPADCPPAHLPPAHLPTCPSAHLPICRLPIGRMLETSCFPGDEKDCSDAILMNRTALVFCISHPSMRRIPLHPLVDYWGRPGPLDWSAVFGRSAPLVVEIGFGRGEHLVRWAQASPDRNVVGIEVAWASIQRTLRRIHHAGVTNVRILYANAEWALYYLWPRASVERIVSLFPDPWPKARHVHHRLFSRRFFLRAHRVLQEGGVLLLATDDPGFVEWSLSERPTPGFRSHVETYRGELRFGTKYEMKWYQAGRTFFVVEFRKTEPLDVPEPEWPPAMRIYHFAEPLDPSRWQGPDQWSDGDVVVVFKEFVWDPARRVGLWKTVIREDTIVQNLWIEVRWVGDRWRLLPSDGCKFLPTYGLQKALDVLAESLMASGERRTASSE